A section of the Rhipicephalus sanguineus isolate Rsan-2018 chromosome 11, BIME_Rsan_1.4, whole genome shotgun sequence genome encodes:
- the LOC119375321 gene encoding uncharacterized protein LOC119375321, whose amino-acid sequence MPPRIQRFRIRLPQYQFDVKYVPGKQLGTADAISREPLVQLPATPAVDKVELYVQEALRAIRPTFAVLLEDFRAHQAAHGECAQLTSYCEQGWPRKQNMPLSMAPFWAHRAEFSIGDGLLLCGGRLLVPASLPKHVLFLIHDGHIGLNRCRAITGGAVWWPTTGTQIKSMVENCPNCVPQRGASEQSHCYLL is encoded by the coding sequence ATGCCGCCACGAATCCAGCGCTTCCGCATCCGCCTTCCCCAGTACCAATTTGACGTCAAGTACGTTCCTGGAAAACAGCTGGGCACTGCCGATGCAATCTCTAGGGAGCCACTCGTCCAGCTGCCAGCGACTCCAGCTGTTGATAAGGTGGAGCTGTACGTTCAAGAAGCACTCCGTGCTATCCGTCCCACATTTGCAGTCCTCCTCGAAGACTTCCGAGCTCACCAGGCTGCACATGGGGAGTGCGCACAGCTCACGTCGTACTGTGAGCAAGGGTGGCCTAGGAAACAGAATATGCCTCTCAGCATGGCTCCGTTCTGGGCTCATCGGGCCGAATTCAGTATCGGTGACGGCCTTCTCCTCTGCGGTGGCCGCCTGCTGGTGCCGGCTTCTCTGCCGAAGCACGTCCTTTTCCTCATCCATGACGGACACATCGGATTGAACCGCTGCCGTGCCATCACGGGGGGAGCTGTCTGGTGGCCAACCACGGGGACCCAGATCAAGAGCATGGTGGAGAACTGTCCCAACTGTGTGCCACAGCGAGGGGCCAGCGAGCAGAGCCACTGCTACCTACTGTGA